CCCGGCCAGCGGAAAGACAACCCTGGCCAACCTCCTTGCCCCACAACTGGGTTGGCCGGTCATGGACAAGGACACCATCCTGGAGTCGCTCTACGACACCCTGGGCGTGGGCGACCCCACCTGGCGCCACCGCCTGAGCCGAGCCGCGGACGAAATCCTGTTCACCCTGGCGGAGTCGGTCCCGCAGGCGATCCTGGTGAACTGGTGGCACCACACCACGGCCCCACAACGCCTGTCAGCGCTCACCGCCGAACTGACCGAAATCCACTGCGACATAGATCCCACCACGGCAGCCCACCGCTTCCAGTCCCGCACCCGCCACCCGGGCCACCTGGACGCCGACCGGACCCCGGCAGAACTGGCAGCCCGCGTCGCCGAGGTCAGGTCGACGTACCCGGGTCCGCTCCACCTGGGCGGCCGGCTGCTGCGGGTCGACACGACAAACCCGGTGGACACAGCAGCAGTCGCACAGTGGCTCACCTGCGACTGAACGCAAAAATGCCTCAACCCCCGAGCAAATGCTCGGGGGTTGAGGCTAAAAATTGTTCGGCGGCGTCCTACTCTCCCACAGGGTCCCCCCTGCAGTACCATCGGCGCTGAAAGGCTTAGCTTCCGGGTTCGGAATGTAACCGGGCGTTTCCCTAACGCTATGACCACCGAAACACTATGAAATTGAACCACCGGATATGGACACGGTTGTTCGTTATTTCAGAACTAACACAGTGGACGCGAGCAACTGAGGACAAGCCCTCGGCCTATTAGTACCAGTCAGCTCCACCCGTTACCGGGCTTCCACATCTGGCCTATCAACCCAGTCGTCTACTGGGAGCCTTAACCCCTCAAAGGGGGTGGGAATACTCATCTCGAAGCAGGCTTCCCGCTTAGATGCTTTCAGCGGTTATCCTTTCCGAACGTAGCCAACCAGCCATGCCCTTGGCAGGACAACTGGCACACCAGAGGTTCGTCCGTCCCGGTCCTCTCGTACTAGGGACAGCCCTTCTCAATATTCCTACGCGCACAGAGGATAGGGACCGAACTGTCTCACGACGTTCTAAACCCAGCTCGCGTACCGCTTTAATGGGCGAACAGCCCAACCCTTGGGACCGACTCCAGCCCCAGGATGCGACGAGCCGACATCGAGGTGCCAAACCATCCCGTCGATATGGACTCTTGGGGAAGATCAGCCTGTTATCCCCGGGGTACCTTTTATCCGTTGAGCGACAGCGCTTCCACAAGCCACTGCCGGATCACTAGTCCCGACTTTCGTCCCTGCTCGACCCGTCGGTCTCACAGTCAAGCTCCCTTGTGCACTTACACTCAACACCTGATTGCCAACCAGGCTGAGGGAACCTTTGGGCGCCTCCGTTACTCTTTAGGAGGCAACCGCCCCAGTTAAACTACCCATCAGACACTGTCCCTGATCCGGATCACGGACCGAGGTTAGACATCCAGCACGACCAGAGTGGTATTTCAACGGCGACTCCACCATGACTGGCGTCACAGCTTCAAAGTCTCCCACCTATCCTACACAAGCCGAACCGAACACCAATATCAAACTGTAGTAAAGGTCCCGGGGTCTTTCCGTCCTTCTGCGCGAAACGAGCATCTTTACTCGTAGTGCAATTTCACCGGGCCTATGGTTGAGACAGTCGAGAAGTCGTTACGCCATTCGTGCAGGTCGGAACTTACCCGACAAGGAATTTCGCTACCTTAGGATGGTTATAGTTACCACCGCCGTTTACTGGCGCTTAAGTTCTCAGCTTCGCAACCCCGAAAGGTCACTAACCGGTCCCCTTAACGTTCCAGCACCGGGCAGGCGTCAGTCCGTATACATCGCCTTACGGCTTCGCACGGACCTGTGTTTTTAGTAAACAGTCGCTTCTCGCTGGTCTCTGCGGCCACCCCCAGCTCACGGAGTAAATCCGATCACCGGTGATGGCCCCCCTTCTCCCGAAGTTACGGGGGCATTTTGCCGAGTTCCTTAACCATAGTTCACCCGAACGCCTCGGTATTCTCTACCTGACCACCTGAGTCGGTTTAGGGTACGGGCCGCCATGAAACTCGCTAGAGGCTTTTCTCGACAGCATAGGATCATCCACTTCACCACAATCGGCTCGGCATCAGGTCTCAGCCTCAATGTGTGACGGATTTGCCTATCACACGGCCTACACCCTTACCCCGGGACAACCACCGCCCGGGCTGGACTACCTTCCTGCGTCACCCCATCGCTTACCTAGTACAGATCTGGGTCACCGGCTCCACCACTTCCCTCAACTCCGAAGAGATCAGGACGGCTTCACGGGCTTAGCATCGTCTGATTCAGTATTGGGCGTTTCAAAGCGGGTACCGGAATATCAACCGGTTGTCCATCGACTACGCCTGTCGGCCTCGCCTTAGGTCCCGACTTACCCTGGGCAGATCAGCTTGACCCAGGAACCCTTAGTCAATCGGCGCACACGTTTCTCACGTGTGTATCGCTACTCATGCCTGCATTCTCACTCGTGAACCGTCCACCACTGCCTTCCGGCGCGGCTTCACCCGGCACACGACGCTCCCCTACCCATCCCAGCCCCCGTTGGGGGTATGTGCTGGAATGACACGACTTCGGCGGTACGCTTGAGCCCCGCTACATTGTCGGCGCGGAATCACTTGACCAGTGAGCTATTACGCACTCTTTCAAGGGTGGCTGCTTCTAAGCCAACCTCCTGGTTGTCTCTGCGACTCCACATCCTTTCCCACTTAGCGTACGCTTAGGGGCCTTAGTCGATGCTCTGGGCTGTTTCCCTCTCGACCATGGAGCTTATCCCCCACAGTCTCACTGCCGTGCTCTCACTTACCGGCATTCGGAGTTTGGCTAAGGTCAGTAACCCGGTAGGGCCCATCGCCTATCCAGTGCTCTACCTCCGGCAAGAAACACACGACGCTGCACCTAAATGCATTTCGGGGAGAACCAGCTATCACGGAGTTTGATTGGCCTTTCACCCCTAACCACAGGTCATCCCCCAGGTTTTCAACCCTGGTGGGTTCGGTCCTCCACGACCTCTTACAGCCGCTTCAACCTGCCCATGGCTAGATCACTCCGCTTCGGGTCTAGAGCGTGCAACTCAATCGCCCTATTCGGACTCGCTTTCGCTACGGCTTCCCCACACGGGTTAACCTCGCTACACACCGCTAACTCGCAGGCTCATTCTTCAAAAGGCACGCAGTCACGACTGACAGCACAAGTGCTGCCAGCGACGCTCCCACGGCTTGTAGGCACACGGTTTCAGGTACTATTTCACTCCGCTCCCGCGGTACTTTTCACCATTCCCTCACGGTACTATCCGCTATCGGTCACCAGGGAATATTTAGGCTTAGCGGGTGGTCCCGCCAGATTCACACGGGATTTCTCGGGCCCCGTGCTACTTGGGTGTCTCTCAAACGAGCCGCATGAATTTCAGCTACGGGGGTCTTACCCTCTACGCCGGACCTTTCGCATGTCCTTCGCCTATCCATACGGTTTCTGACTCGTCTCACAGCCGGCAGACTGTGAAAGAGAGATCCCACAACCCCGCATGCGCAACCCCTGCCGGGTATCACACGCATACGGTTTGGCCTCATCCGGTTTCGCTCGCCACTACTCCCGGAATCACGGTTGTTTTCTCTTCCTGAGGGTACTGAGATGTTTCACTTCCCCTCGTTCCCTCCACATACCCTATGTGTTCAGGTATGGGTGACAGCCCATGACGACTGCCGGGTTTCCCCATTCGGAAACCCCCGGATCAAAGCCTGGTTGACGGCTCCCCGGGGACTATCGTGGCCTCCCACGTCCTTCATCGGTTCCTGGTGCCAAGGCATCCACCGTGCGCCCTTAAAAACTTGGCCACAGATGCTCGCGTCCACTGTGCAGTTCTCAAACAACGACCAACCACCCATCACACACCACTCACGCGGTGCTTTACCGGGGCCGGCAACCGAAGACACAAGGCTTTACAGCCCGTACCTTCAGATACCCAACAGCGTGCCCGACCCGATCCCTCTTCGCTCAACGTTCCACGCCGAAGCAGTACTTGTTGTGCTGAAGAGACCGTGCCGAGTAGTCAACGTTCCACCCATGAGCTAACCACCGTCGAACATTTGCCGACGTAGTGGCTCTGGATTCCTTGCGGAATCTAGATGCTCCTTAGAAAGGAGGTGATCCAGCCGCACCTTCCGGTACGGCTACCTTGTTACGACTTCGTCCCAATCGCCAGTCCCACCTTCGACAGCTCCCTCCCACAAGGGGTTGGGCCACCGGCTTCGGGTGTTACCGACTTTCGTGACGTGACGGGCGGTGTGTACAAGGCCCGGGAACGTATTCACCGCAGCAATGCTGATCTGCGATTACTAGCAACTCCGACTTCATGGGGTCGAGTTGCAGACCCCAATCCGAACTGAGACCGGCTTTTTGAGATTCGCTCCGCCTCGCGGCATCGCAGCTCATTGTACCGGCCATTGTAGCACGTGTGCAGCCCAAGACATAAGGGGCATGATGACTTGACGTCGTCCCCACCTTCCTCCGAGTTGACCCCGGCAGTCTCCTGTGAGTCCCCATCACCCCGAAGGGCATGCTGGCAACACAGAACAAGGGTTGCGCTCGTTGCGGGACTTAACCCAACATCTCACGACACGAGCTGACGACAGCCATGCACCACCTGTCACCCGACCACAAGGGGGCCGTATCTCTACGGCTTTCCGGGCGATGTCAAGCCTTGGTAAGGTTCTTCGCGTTGCGTCGAATTAAGCCACATGCTCCGCTGCTTGTGCGGGCCCCCGTCAATTCCTTTGAGTTTTAGCCTTGCGGCCGTACTCCCCAGGCGGGGAACTTAATGCGTTAGCTGCGGCACCGACGACGTGGAATGTCGCCAACACCTAGTTCCCAACGTTTACGGCGTGGACTACCAGGGTATCTAATCCTGTTCGCTCCCCACGCTTTCGCTCCTCAGCGTCAGTAATGGCCCAGAGATCCGCCTTCGCCACCGGTGTTCCTCCTGATATCTGCGCATTTCACCGCTACACCAGGAATTCCGATCTCCCCTACCACACTCTAGCCTGCCCGTATCGACTGCAGACCCGGGGTTAAGCCCCGGGCTTTCACAACCGACGTGACAAGCCGCCTACGAGCTCTTTACGCCCAATAATTCCGGACAACGCTCGCACCCTACGTATTACCGCGGCTGCTGGCACGTAGTTAGCCGGTGCTTCTTCTGCAGGTACCGTCACTTTCGCTTCTTCCCTGCTGAAAGAGGTTTACAACCCGAAGGCCGTCATCCCTCACGCGGCGTCGCTGCATCAGGCTTTCGCCCATTGTGCAATATTCCCCACTGCTGCCTCCCGTAGGAGTCTGGGCCGTGTCTCAGTCCCAGTGTGGCCGGTCGCCCTCTCAGGCCGGCTACCCGTCGTCGCCTTGGTAGGCCATCACCCCACCAACAAGCTGATAGGCCGCGGGCTCATCCTTCACCGCCGGAGCTTTTAACCAGGTCCCATGCGGAACCCGGTGTTATCCGGTATTAGACCCCGTTTCCAGGGCTTGTCCCAGAGTGAAGGGCAGATTGCCCACGTGTTACTCACCCGTTCGCCACTAATCCACCCCGAAAGGCTTCATCGTTCGACTTGCATGTGTTAAGCACGCCGCCAGCGTTCGTCCTGAGCCAGGATCAAACTCTCCGTGAATGTTTTCTCGCCGAAGCGAGTAGACACACGAAAGAGCGGAACGGTCATGTCGGAATAGGACCGACCGTTCACTGCGTCCTCGCTGTGTTGCCTTGCCTTCAGTTAAGAGACAAGGTCTTTTTCAAAGGAACCACCAACCCACCGAGGTGGGCCGGGGTATCAACATATCTGGCGTTGACTTTTGGCACGCTGTTGAGTTCTCAAGGAACGGACGCTTCCTTTGTACTCACCCTCTCGGGCTTTCCTCCGGGCGCTTCCCTTCGGTCTTGCGTTTCCGACTCTATCAGATCCTTTCGGGCCTGATTCCCAGTCGAAGTGGGTTTGTCTTTCCGGCTGTTGGGCCGTTCCGACGTCTCAAACTCTAGCGGTTTTCCCCGGTTACTCATAATCGAGTCCCAGTGCCCAATTTCGGCATGCCGAAATTGTCCCCGGGGGGAGGTCGTGCTGAGTTTGTTGCCGCTCTCGCGGCGGGATCGGCTGCCGCGGAACCGTTCCGACTCCGTGACAACTCGGAGGACAGTACGGACCGGACGGTTCCACGTCAACTCGCGGCTCAGTCCGTACGGAAGGCCGCGGCGTGGTCGGCGACCCAGTCCCGGTAGGTCAGCGCCGGGCGGCCGAGGATCTTCTCCACCTCGCCGGTGACGGGCGCCGGGCCGCCGAGGTCCCGGGCGTACCTCGCCATGAGGGCCAGCACGAACGCCTCGGAGATTCCGCGCTGGACCATTCCCTTCGCCGCAAGGTCGGCCGGCACCTCCTGGTACTGCAGTGGCCGGCCGACCACCTCGCCGATGCAGGCGACCATCTCCTCCTGGGTGAGCGCCTGTGGGCCCGTGAGGTCGACCCTCCGCCCCAGCAGGTCGTCGCTCAGCAACGCACGGGCCGCCACCGCCGCCAGGTCCCGCTCGTGCAGCGGCGCTTCGGTGAAGGAGGCGTACGGGCCGCGTACGACGTCTCCGGCCCTGATCTGTCCGCCCCATGCGTGCAGCGAACTGACCGCGAACGTCCCCGGCCGCAGGCTCACCCACTCCAGGCCGCTGGCCACCGCGGCCTCCTCGGCCTCCTTGTTGCGGTCGCCGCGGTGGCGGGAGGGCTGGTCGGCGAGGGGTTCGTCGATGTTCAGGGCTGCCATCGCCACCACCCGGCGCACCCCGTGCTCCCGGGCGAGCGCCACCAGTTCGGCGGCGCGCTCGCCCGCCGCGCGCGGGTGCAGGAAGAGGCTGGTCGCTCCGTCGAACGCGGTGGTCATCGTGTCGGGGCGCGAAGGGTCGCCCTCGACGACCTCCACGCCTGCGGGGAGGCCCGCCTCGGACGGGGTGCGGCTCACCGCCCGTACTTGGGACCCCTCCGTGTGGAGGATGTCGACGAGGGGTCGTCCTACGGTGCCGGTCGCTCCGGTTATCAAGATCATTTCTGTACTCCACTGACGCGCTCGTGTCTCGGTCGCATCCTGGGAGCGGTGCAAGCCCCGGATGTGTGACATCCGGACCGTCCGGACTGTCGGCGCGAGTGGGGAGACGTACGTGCTCAGAGGAGTTCTGATCGGCGAGAGTCTGCGCGCGGGGGCCGATGTCAGCGAGGTGCCTTTGCTCGTCACGCGGCTCCGGCGCATCGCGGTCGGCAGTGCGGCGCCGGATCAGCCCGGGCACTGGACGTTGCTCGACTTCGAGGCTCCCGAAGATGACGCCGAGCCCCTCGCCGAGGCGCTCGCGTCCGCGCTGGCTCCGACGGGCGGCTGGTACGTCAACTTCAACACCGCGGGCGAGGCGTACGTCGTCTTCGCCGGCCGCATCTGCCGCTACCCGCGCGGTAATGCGGCCGGGCGCGCACGGGCGCAGGCGTACGGACGGCTCGCCGGTGTGCCCGAGCCGCAGCTGGACTGGGAGGACTGATCCCCGCCTGCCCCCACTACCCCCGCGAATTGCCCGTGTGCGGGTCGCGGGAGGTCAGGCAGTAGAGCGCGCCCGCCGGGTCTCGCATCACGGTCCAGTACGGGAAGCGGGCCACCAACACCGCGCCGAGCTGCTCGTGCCACGTCCGGACCGCGTCGACGTCCGAGCAGGCCAGGTCGAGATGGGCCGACGTCGGGCGGTCCTCCTCCAGCCGCTGGAACAGGATGCGGAGGGGAAGGTCGGAGCCGGGTGCGACGCGCTGGAACTCGGGCAGGGAGCTCGCGCCCCACTCCCAGCCGGTGAGCGCGGCCCAGAAGGCCGGCTCGGTGTCGTACGCCGCCGGTGCCAGGTCGACGCAGATCTGGTCGAGCCGGCTGTACGAGCCCTCCGGCCCCTCCACGACTCCGGGGCGTACCGCCTCGCCCTGCCAGGACACGACGCAGAAGGGCTGCCCGGCCGGTGACCGCATGA
The sequence above is drawn from the Streptomyces sp. NBC_01465 genome and encodes:
- a CDS encoding AAA family ATPase, translating into MTTRSFIIISGLPASGKTTLANLLAPQLGWPVMDKDTILESLYDTLGVGDPTWRHRLSRAADEILFTLAESVPQAILVNWWHHTTAPQRLSALTAELTEIHCDIDPTTAAHRFQSRTRHPGHLDADRTPAELAARVAEVRSTYPGPLHLGGRLLRVDTTNPVDTAAVAQWLTCD
- a CDS encoding NAD(P)H-binding protein, which codes for MILITGATGTVGRPLVDILHTEGSQVRAVSRTPSEAGLPAGVEVVEGDPSRPDTMTTAFDGATSLFLHPRAAGERAAELVALAREHGVRRVVAMAALNIDEPLADQPSRHRGDRNKEAEEAAVASGLEWVSLRPGTFAVSSLHAWGGQIRAGDVVRGPYASFTEAPLHERDLAAVAARALLSDDLLGRRVDLTGPQALTQEEMVACIGEVVGRPLQYQEVPADLAAKGMVQRGISEAFVLALMARYARDLGGPAPVTGEVEKILGRPALTYRDWVADHAAAFRTD
- a CDS encoding VOC family protein, encoding MRTQLPEDKSDMNDVPIRWSYVFVDRPLDRFDLSSAFWTSVTGTHLSERRGDRGEFATLLPPAGDACVKLQGVEEGGGAHPDFAVDDIDAFVRKAEELGGGVVFAEPGLVVMRSPAGQPFCVVSWQGEAVRPGVVEGPEGSYSRLDQICVDLAPAAYDTEPAFWAALTGWEWGASSLPEFQRVAPGSDLPLRILFQRLEEDRPTSAHLDLACSDVDAVRTWHEQLGAVLVARFPYWTVMRDPAGALYCLTSRDPHTGNSRG